One Myxococcales bacterium genomic window, GCGCTTAGGTCACGATGGAGTCGGGGCTCGCGTCGCAATACGCGGAGATGCACTCGGACTGATCGTTGGTGAGCGCGGAGAAGACGAGCCCGATGCCCGGAGGCGTCCCGCGCGCCGGTGTACGAAAACGAACGACCACCCCCGACGTCTCCACCACGCCGTGGGGCATGTCGAAGCGCAACTTCACGGTCCGGCCCGACGGCACAAGGTGCGACGAGGCCACGAACAGACCCGACGTCGAGATGTCCTCTGTGGTCCCGAGAATCAAGGCGTCGCCGAGCTCGATGGCCACGGGCACCTCGAGGGCAACGCGCCTCGCGGCCCGCCGTTCCGCTCCCGCCTTCATGAGGCCTCCTCCACCCAGAAAACGGCTCGTATCCGGCTCCTCGTCCCAGCCGCTGACCGCGCCTCCGTCGAGCGGCGCCGGCGCGGGCTCCGCGCCTTGCTCGCCCTCCGTGACGACCCGGCGCGTGCCGGACCCCCGACTGGTCGGCGCCTCCGCTGCGGCTTCTGTATCGGCTGACCGGTTGCGTCCCATTTGCCTCTCATTGAGATACGTCTTCTGGCGCGACCACGCCTGTCAGGAAAATCCCTGACGCCTCATTTTGGACCCACAACAGCGTAGGATCGGACGACATGTCGAGGGCAACTTCCCGTCCGCCGCCTTCTGTCGGGAGCCGCCTGACCGAAGTCGAGGCGCTCCTCGACGTGGTCGTCGAAGGAACCACCGATGGCGTCTGGGTCATCACGCGCGGGGAGCGCGTCGCGCTCGCCAACGCCGCCGGCTCGGCGCTCCTCGGCAAGCAGCCGGAGGAGATGGCCAATCGGACCCTCGACGACGCGTTCCCGACGAGCATGGCGGCGACGCTGCGCGAGCGCATGCGCGCGGCCTTCGCTTCAGGGGTGCCGGTAGCCGGCGACGACGACCTCGTCTTGCACAGCGGTGAGGCGCGCGTTTGGCACACGCTCGTCGTGCCGTACCCCAACGGCGTCGAGCCGCGAGGCGCCGTCGCCATCGCCCGCGACATCACCGACCGACGTCGCGCCGAGGACACCCTCCGAAAGTACGCCGATGCCGTCGTCCGCGTCCGCGATCAGGAGCGACGGCAGCTCGCCCTCGAGCTCCACGACGAAGCAGGCCAGGCCCTCACGTCGATGTTGGTGCGCTTGCGGGCCATCGAACGCGATCCGCGCGTCGCCGCCGAAGGCGGCCTGGGGCAGCGGCTCGCCGACGTGGTGACCGTCGGCGAGCAGCTTCACGCGGACTTGAGGCGCATCTCGCGGGGCCTTCATCCCGCGGTCCTCGAAGACTTGGGCCTCGAGGCAGGCCTCGCGCGCGTCGCCGCCGAAGGCCGCCAGGCAGGCCTCGAGGTGGAAGTCGTGGTGCGAGGTGGCGGGCGGCCGACGCCGGCCATCGAGCTCGCCGCGTACCGCATCGTGCAGGAAGCCATGACCAACGTCGTTCGTCACGCAAAGGCCACGCGAGTGAAGCTTCGCGCCGATTGGAGCGACGACGTTCTCGTCTGCAGCGTGGAGGACGACGGCGACGGCTTCGACGCCGCGCGCGTCACCCCGGGGATGGGTCTCTTGGGGATCCGCGAACGCGTGCGCAACCTCGGCGGCGAGCTCATGCTCGTGAGCGGCCCGGCGGGGACGTCCCTCGAGGTGCGGGTGCCGCTCGGTCCGCTCGCAAAGGTGGTGAGCTCTTGAGCGACGCCATTCGAATCGTGCTCGTCGACGATCACGCGATCCTGCGCCAAGGGCTGCGCATGCTCATCGACGCCGAGAGCGACATGAGTGTCATCGGCGAAGCCGGTGACGGCACGACGGCCATCGACGTGGCCACCGAGCTTCAGCCAGACATCGTGATCCTCGACCTCTCGATGCCAGGAAAAAGCGGCCTTTTGGTCCTCCCCGACATCAAGAAGGCCGTGCCACGCGGGCGCGTCCTCGTGCTCACGATGCACGACGACGCGAGTCATCTGAAGGCCGTGCTCGCGGCAGGCGCTTCGGGCTTCGTCGTGAAGCAGGCGGCTCACGCGGAGCTCATCTCGTCGATCCGAGCGGTTCATACAGGTCGCAACGCCATCGGCGGCGTCGAATTCTCCGACGAAGCGTTCGAATCGTTCGTAGGCAAGGTTGGGCAAGGGCCCCTCGGCACCCTCAGCTCCCGCGAAGTCGAGGTGCTCGCCGAGATCGCGCGCGGTTACACGGCGAAGCAGATCGCCGAACACCTCGGCATCAGCCTCAAGACCGTCGACACCTACCGAACGCGCCTCACCGAGAAGCTCGGCGTGCGAGACCGCGCCGACATCGTGCGAATCGCGCTCGAACTCGACCTCATCTCCACCTGAACGATCACGCCACGAATCACGAATCAAGACAGACGGCATGCGCAACGTCCTCATCACCGGAGCGAACACCGGCATCGGCCTGGCGACCGCCGAAGCGCTCGCGGAGCGCGGCGACCGCATCTGGCTCGCGAATCGCTCCGCAGAGAAGACCCGCGCCGTCGTCCTGGAGCTGGCGCGGCGGTACCCCAAGGCGCGCATCGAAGGCCTCTCGCTCGACTTGGCCGACCTCGCGTCGGTGCGGGCCTGCGCGGCTCGTTTCGAAGCGGCGCACGAACCGCTCCACGTGCTCATCGCCAACGCCGGCCTCGCGGGGCAACGGGGCGCCACCAAACAAGGCTTCGAGCTCGCCTTTGGCACCAACCACCTCGGTCACTTTCTCCTGACGCAGGGGCTCTTACCGGCCCTCCTGCGCGCCAACGGCGCTCGCGTCGTGGTCGTGGCGAGCCGTGCGCACTACCGCGCCAAGAGCCTCGACCTGACGGCGCTTCGCCAGCCAACGGCGACCTACACAGGTATCGCCGAATACGGCGTCTCGAAGCTGGCCAACGTCTTGTTCGCCAAAGAGCTCGCACGCCGCTTCGAGGGCAAGGGCATCTCGACCTACGCGCTTCATCCTGGCGTCGTGCGGAGCGACATCTGGCGGCGCATTCCGTGGCCCATTCGCGCGCTCGCGACATGGCACATGATTACGAACGAAGAGGGCGCGAAGACTTCGCTCCATTGCGCGAACGAGCCGGGGCTGGACGGCAAGTCAGGTCTCTATTGGGACAAATGCGAGGAGAGGATGCCGAGCGAGCTCGCGCAGCGACGAGACCTTGCCGAGGAGCTCTGGACGCGAAGCGAGGAGTGGACGCGTGAGTGAGCGCGAGGGTGCGCCGTGAGGCGCCCATGAACGACCTCGACGCAGCGCTCCAGAGCCGCTTCGGCCTCGCGAGCTTTCGGCCTTGGCAGCGCGAGGCCATCGACGCGCTCCTCGGGAAACCGGGTCGCGTTCTCGTGGTGGCTCCGACGGGCGGCGGCAAGTCGCTCACGTATCAGCTCCCGGCGGCGCTCTTGCCCGGCGTGACGCTCGTGCTGTCGCCGCTCGTGGCGTTGATGGAAGACCAAGTGCGGGCGCTCACGGCCCGCGGCATCGAGGCGACGTACCTCGCCTCGACGCTCGACAACGCGGCGCGCGCCGAGCGCGAGCGGGACATCGTGAAGGGCCGCTTCAAGCTCGTCTACGTGGCGCCGGAGCGCCTCGGGAGCGCACGCTTCGTCGAGCTCCTCGGCCGGCTCACCATCGATCTCGTCGCCATCGACGAGGCCCACTGCATTTCCCAGTGGGGGCACGATTTTCGGCCCGACTACTTGCGCATCGGCGCGCTCCTCGAGACGTTGCGGCCTCCGCGCATTCTGGCGTGCACGGCGACGGCGACGCCGCTGGTGCGCACCGAGATCCGCCGGCAGTTGGGCCTCGACGCACCGCCATGCCACGAGGTGCTGCGCGGCTTCGCCCGGCCCAACCTGCACCTCGCGGCCCGCAGCGTCGAGGGGCCTCGCGAAGCGCGGGCGCTCCTGCGAGCCGAGCTCGCGCAGGCCATCGGGGCTCCGAACCGAACGCGCGGCGCCGCCATCGTCTACGCCGCGACGCGCAAGGGGACGGAAGACTACGCGAAGCTGCTCGGCGAGTGGGGCTACGACGCGGCGGCCTATCACGCGGGCCAGGCGGGCGAGCACCGCAGCCGTGTGGCCGACTCGTTCGCCGCCAAGAAGCTGCACGTCGTGGCTGCCACCAACGCCTTCGGCATGGGCATCGATCGCGCCGACATCCGGACCGTCGTTCACGTGCAGCCGCCAAGCTCCATCGAGGCCTATTACCAAGAGGTCGGTCGCGCTGGACGCGACGGCGACGAAGCGCGCGGACTCCTCTTGTGCTCCGGCGCCGACATCGCGCTTAGGCGGCGACTCGTCAACAGCGAGGGCGGGGTTCCAGCGGCGCCGGAGGCGGCTGCGCGCGCTTGGGGCTTGTTCCGCGAGCTGCTCCGCTACCTCGACGCGCGCTCCTGCCGTCATGACTTTGTCCTCCGCTATTTCGGCGACGAGCAGGAGTTGCTTGGCGGCTGCGGTCACTGCGACGTCTGCGTCGAGCTCGACGGCGAGGGCGAGGCGGCACCGACGTCAGGCGATTTGGAGGCCACGACGGTGGTGGTCCAGAAGGCGCTCTCGGCGGTGGCTCGAGCCAACCGGCGCGGAGGCATCGGCGCCATCGTAGAAATGTTGCGCGGCGTCGAGTCGGAGAAGACGAGAAAGTTTGGCTTCACCACGCTCTCCACTTTTGGCCTGCTGAAGGACAAGTCGGAACCTTGGGTCGTGGCGCTCTTGCGTTCATTGCTTGCAGCCGGTTGGGTCGACTTGACGCCGACGGAGCATCCCGTCCCCATCGTGACGCACACGGGCGCGCAGATCATGAAGCGCGAGCTCCCGGCGCGCATTGTGTTGCCGAAGGACACGGCGGCGAGCGGCGGCGGCGGCAGGCGCACGACCGGTGGCCGCGTGAGTCGCGAGAAGCCGACCTTGAACCCCGAACACAGCGAGCTCTTTGAACGGCTCCGCGTTCACCGCGCGGCGGTGGCGCGAGAGCGCGGCGTTCCGGCGTACGTCGTCGCCCTGGACCGCACGCTCGTCGAAATGGCCGCGGCCAAGCCGCGCACACGCGAAGACCTGCTCCTCCTTCACGGCATGGGACCGGCGCGGGCAGACCAATACGGAGAGGGGTTTCTGCGAGTGGTCGCCGCCACGGCCTAAGATCCAACGAAAGCGCCGAATAGCGTCGCCGCTCTGGGCGTTGCCCCATCCATGCCGCCCGCCGAGCTTGCCCTCTCCGCCGACGCCTCGGAATCGAACCAACCTTGGCGCGCTCCGTCGCCCCACCGGGGCCTTCGCGACGCGCAGGTGCTCGCGCTTTGCATCGCCGCTGGCATCGCGGGCGAAGCGCTCTTCTACCGCGCCGCGCTCGGCATCAACTTCGTCCTGTTCATGGCGCTCGCGGCATCGCTCCTTGCGCTCGCGTCGCTCGGCGCCTCACCGGCGACGCGCCTCGTTGCGGCGGGGCTCCCTGTGCTCTCCGCGCTACCGCTCGTGCTCTACGGCAGCACGTGGGCTCGCACCTTCGGCGTTCCGGCGGCGCTCGTGGCCCTCGCGCTGGTGCCGGGACTGGCGCGCCACGGCGTCCGGCTCGACGCGTTCGATGCCGGTTTCGAGCGAACCCAGCGCTGGCTCGGCAACGTGGTACCGGCCCTCGCGCGTGCGCTTCGCGCCGCCCTTGGCCTCGTGGGCGGCGGCCGCTTGCGAACGGCGCTACTCGGTCTCGCTGTCGGCGTACCGAGCGCGCTCGTCTTCGTGGTCCTCTTCTCCTTCGATCCGTCGTTCGCGAACGCCGTCGGGCGCGTGACCTCGGGCTCGGGCCACGTCACCGCCTTCGCGCTGCCGGCAACGCTCCTCACGCTCGCGCTCGTCACGCTCACGTTTTCCGCAAGCGGCGCGGCGTTGGAGCCCTCCCGGGCACGGCCCCTCGGACCCTACCGGGGCGCCCCGGCGGAGGACTCGGGAGCCATTGACCGGGGTCGCGAAGAGACCAAGGCGCTGCTCTCGCCGTTCGCTTGGGCCTTCGCGCTCGCGCAAGTCTCCACGGTGTTTCTCCTTTACGTAGCGCTCCACGCCAGGGAGCTCTTCGCGGGGCATGCGCACGTTCGCCACACGTCGGGGGTCACGTACGCGGGGCAGGTTCACGCAGGTTTTGCCTCGCTCCTCGTCGCCACGGCGCTCAGCGTCGGCCTCATCCTCACGGGCCATCGACTCTTCCGGGCGCGTCGCGATCGGATCTCGGCGGGCGAAGGCCGGGCTCTGCGCGCGGCCGAGCTTCTCCTTCTGGCCCTCGCCGTTCCGACGCTCGCCTCCTGCGGACAGAAGCTCATG contains:
- a CDS encoding DUF4173 domain-containing protein, with amino-acid sequence MPPAELALSADASESNQPWRAPSPHRGLRDAQVLALCIAAGIAGEALFYRAALGINFVLFMALAASLLALASLGASPATRLVAAGLPVLSALPLVLYGSTWARTFGVPAALVALALVPGLARHGVRLDAFDAGFERTQRWLGNVVPALARALRAALGLVGGGRLRTALLGLAVGVPSALVFVVLFSFDPSFANAVGRVTSGSGHVTAFALPATLLTLALVTLTFSASGAALEPSRARPLGPYRGAPAEDSGAIDRGREETKALLSPFAWAFALAQVSTVFLLYVALHARELFAGHAHVRHTSGVTYAGQVHAGFASLLVATALSVGLILTGHRLFRARRDRISAGEGRALRAAELLLLALAVPTLASCGQKLMLYVDAYGATYQRLAVGLIVLFIFPLLALTAARSLSPAWPRFFAAVSLTAFCALTLAGFVDADAHIARVNVERALQGKPFDAQYVGRLGSGALVGFRQARPKDAVESARFLDIVGPLLGRWEGVSAGGRGFHRGTTCEAELGSLCQEAKKFQPPTEEWGADESLEPNRR
- a CDS encoding PAS domain-containing protein; this translates as MSRATSRPPPSVGSRLTEVEALLDVVVEGTTDGVWVITRGERVALANAAGSALLGKQPEEMANRTLDDAFPTSMAATLRERMRAAFASGVPVAGDDDLVLHSGEARVWHTLVVPYPNGVEPRGAVAIARDITDRRRAEDTLRKYADAVVRVRDQERRQLALELHDEAGQALTSMLVRLRAIERDPRVAAEGGLGQRLADVVTVGEQLHADLRRISRGLHPAVLEDLGLEAGLARVAAEGRQAGLEVEVVVRGGGRPTPAIELAAYRIVQEAMTNVVRHAKATRVKLRADWSDDVLVCSVEDDGDGFDAARVTPGMGLLGIRERVRNLGGELMLVSGPAGTSLEVRVPLGPLAKVVSS
- a CDS encoding PilZ domain-containing protein, with protein sequence MKAGAERRAARRVALEVPVAIELGDALILGTTEDISTSGLFVASSHLVPSGRTVKLRFDMPHGVVETSGVVVRFRTPARGTPPGIGLVFSALTNDQSECISAYCDASPDSIVT
- a CDS encoding response regulator transcription factor; translated protein: MLIDAESDMSVIGEAGDGTTAIDVATELQPDIVILDLSMPGKSGLLVLPDIKKAVPRGRVLVLTMHDDASHLKAVLAAGASGFVVKQAAHAELISSIRAVHTGRNAIGGVEFSDEAFESFVGKVGQGPLGTLSSREVEVLAEIARGYTAKQIAEHLGISLKTVDTYRTRLTEKLGVRDRADIVRIALELDLIST
- a CDS encoding SDR family oxidoreductase — protein: MRNVLITGANTGIGLATAEALAERGDRIWLANRSAEKTRAVVLELARRYPKARIEGLSLDLADLASVRACAARFEAAHEPLHVLIANAGLAGQRGATKQGFELAFGTNHLGHFLLTQGLLPALLRANGARVVVVASRAHYRAKSLDLTALRQPTATYTGIAEYGVSKLANVLFAKELARRFEGKGISTYALHPGVVRSDIWRRIPWPIRALATWHMITNEEGAKTSLHCANEPGLDGKSGLYWDKCEERMPSELAQRRDLAEELWTRSEEWTRE
- a CDS encoding ATP-dependent DNA helicase RecQ, which encodes MNDLDAALQSRFGLASFRPWQREAIDALLGKPGRVLVVAPTGGGKSLTYQLPAALLPGVTLVLSPLVALMEDQVRALTARGIEATYLASTLDNAARAERERDIVKGRFKLVYVAPERLGSARFVELLGRLTIDLVAIDEAHCISQWGHDFRPDYLRIGALLETLRPPRILACTATATPLVRTEIRRQLGLDAPPCHEVLRGFARPNLHLAARSVEGPREARALLRAELAQAIGAPNRTRGAAIVYAATRKGTEDYAKLLGEWGYDAAAYHAGQAGEHRSRVADSFAAKKLHVVAATNAFGMGIDRADIRTVVHVQPPSSIEAYYQEVGRAGRDGDEARGLLLCSGADIALRRRLVNSEGGVPAAPEAAARAWGLFRELLRYLDARSCRHDFVLRYFGDEQELLGGCGHCDVCVELDGEGEAAPTSGDLEATTVVVQKALSAVARANRRGGIGAIVEMLRGVESEKTRKFGFTTLSTFGLLKDKSEPWVVALLRSLLAAGWVDLTPTEHPVPIVTHTGAQIMKRELPARIVLPKDTAASGGGGRRTTGGRVSREKPTLNPEHSELFERLRVHRAAVARERGVPAYVVALDRTLVEMAAAKPRTREDLLLLHGMGPARADQYGEGFLRVVAATA